One window from the genome of Oncorhynchus gorbuscha isolate QuinsamMale2020 ecotype Even-year linkage group LG14, OgorEven_v1.0, whole genome shotgun sequence encodes:
- the LOC123995671 gene encoding protein FAM89A-like produces MNGKSANGTAGGTLAFIEGLPPLPKSLSGLLNSSGGSWREMERMYAKKTMIQDDLSRGRNNSDNLLANKPANLDAALALLRKEMVGLRQQDMSLLCQLWSLHESIQEYKGSCHDLSAGHGIENGYFDEDDEYYQETSTTPTDQPEGSEATSPKNGTSRDSWLGDSFHITI; encoded by the exons ATGAACGGTAAATCGGCGAACGGCACAGCGGGCGGAACACTGGCCTTCATTGAGGGGCTACCACCACTGCCGAAGAGCCTAAGCGGCTTGCTGAATTCAAGCGGCGGGtcttggagagagatggaaaggatgTATGCAAAGAAAACCATGATCCAAGACGACCTTAGTCGTGGGCGAAATAATTCCGACAATCTGCTTGCAAATAAACCGGCCAACCTTGATGCGGCTTTAGCACTCCTCCGAAAAGAAATG GTGGGGTTGCGTCAGCAGGATATGTCTTTGCTGTGTCAACTCTGGTCCCTTCACGAGTCAATCCAGGAGTACAAGGGCAGCTGCCATGACCTCAGCGCCGGGCACGGGATAGAGAATGGCTACTTTGATGAAGATGATGAATACTACCAGGAGACGAGCACAACACCAACTGACCAACCGGAGGGAAGTGAGGCGACATCTCCCAAAAATGGGACTAGCAGGGACTCCTGGTTAGGAGACTCTTTCCACATCACCATCTGA